The Porphyrobacter sp. HT-58-2 genome segment CGTCGGGCAAGCTTTCCGCCAAGAAGCGCAACACGCTGCTTGCCGCGATGACCGACGAGGTCGCCGCGCTGGTGCTGGAGGACAACCGCTTGCAGGCGCTGGCGCTGTCGGTCGCTGAAAGCGGCGGGCCGGGCGCGACGCCGGCCTATGTCCGTCTGATCGAGCGGCTGGAGGAAGTCAGCGATTTCGACCGGCGCACCGAAGGTCTGGCCGATGGCGAGGCGTTGTCGCGCCGCGCGGCGGACGGGCAGGGGCTGACCCGCCCCGAACTCGCCGTGCTGCTGTCCTCGGCCAAGCTGGCGCTGCAGGATGCCATCGAGGCGAGCGACCTGCCCGATGATCCGGTGCTTGAAGGGATGCTGCTGGCACGCTTCCCCGCGCCGATGCGCAAGACCTATGCGGAGGAAATCCGGTCACACCGCCTGCGGCGCGAGATGATCGCGACGAGCCTGTCCAACCGCATCGTCAACCGGCTGGGCATGGTGCATCCGTTTGAACTGGCAGAGGAAGAAGGCGTCGGGCTCGCGGAAGTTGCGGGCGCCTTTGTGGTGGCTGAACGGTTGTTCGGACTCGAACCGCTGTGGCGCGAACTTGATACGGCGGAGCTTCCCGAAGCCGCGCGGCTTGCTCTGTTTGATCGGCTGGCGGCGGCGGCAGGCAACCTCATGTCCGACGTGCTGCGCACCGCTTCGGGCAAGGTCGATACCGGCGTGATGATCGGCGAGCTTGCCGATGGCGTCGCCGCGCTGGTGGCGGGCCGCGAGGAGCTGCTTACCGATGAGCCGCGCGCGCTGTCCAAGGCCTTGCAGGCCGGCTTCGTGGATGCCGGTGCGCCGTCGGCCCTGGCTGCCAGGGTCGCCAACATGTTCGACTTCGATGGTGCGGTGGGCCTGGCGCAGGCCGCGCTTGCCACCGGGATCGACGCCAAGCGCCTGACTCATGCCTTCACCGATGTCGGCACCCTGCTGGGGCTTGACTGGGCGCAGGGGACGGCGGCGCACATGAGCCCGTCTGACGTGTGGGAGCGTCTGCTGGTGTCCGGCCTCGCGCGGGATTTCCAGCAGATGCGGATCGAATTCCTGCGGCGGCTGATGCGGCGCAAGGGCGGCAAGGAGGATCCGCGCGGAGTGGTCAGCGAATGGGCGGCGCGCAACGAGGGTGCGGTCAAGCAGTTCCGCAGCATGATCGCCCGCGCGCAGGCCCGCCCTCCCGTCGGCGCGGCGATGCTTGCCCAGATTGCCGGTCAGGCTCGGAACCTGCTGGAACGATAAGGTGGGTATCCAAACCACCAGCTTGACCCTTTGGCTGTTTGCGCCACATCAAGGGCCGCAGGCAGCCGGAGGGGCATAGCGACGACATGACATCCACAGCTCACCACGCGGACGTGGTCATCGTCGGGACAGGCCATGGCGGAGCGCAGGCGGCCATTGCGCTGCGCCAGCAGGGGCATGAGGCCTCGATCCTGATGATCGGGCGCGACAACGCACCGCCTTATGAACGTCCGCCGCTCTCGAAAGAGTATCTCGCCGGAGACAAGGGCTTCGAGCGAATCATGATTCGCCCGGAAAAATTCTGGGCCGAAAAGGACGTCGCCCTGCATCTTGGTGCGGCGGTGACGGCGATTGATCCGCAGGCCCATCGCCTGACCCTGTCGGATGGCGGCACGGTGACCTATCGCAAGCTGATCTGGTCGGGCGGTGGCGATCCGCGCCGCCTGCCGGTGCCGGGCGCGGTCCTCCCCGGCGTCTTCTATGTTCGAGACAAGTCCGATGCCGACGCGATGATGAAGGCGCTGGCGGATGGCGCGAAGCGGGCGGTGGTGATCGGGGGCGGCTATATCGGGCTGGAGGCGGCCGCTGTGCTGCGCAAGCTCGGCTGCGAGGTGGTGCTGGTCGAAATGCTCCCCCGCCTGCTGGCGCGGGTGGCGGGTGAAGAACTCTCGACCTTCTATGCCGAGGAACACCGCAGACAAGGGGTCGACGTGCGGCTGGAAACCGGGGTCGACGCCGTATTGGGCGAGGAAGCGGGCCGGGTGACGGGCGTGAAGCTCGACACGGGCGAGGAGGTGCCATGCGACATGGTGGTGGTCGGCATCGGCATCGTCCCTGCCGTCGCGCCGCTGATTGCGGCTGGGGCGGCGGGCTCCAACGGTGTGGATGTCGATTTCTGCTGCCGCACCACGCTTGATGATGTCTACGCCATCGGCGACTGCGCCGCCCACGCCAATCCCTTTGCCGACAATGCCGTGATCCGGCTCGAATCGGTCCAGAACGCGCATGACATGGCGAACACCGTGGCGAAGGCAATCATGGGCGAGAAGGAGCCCTATCACGCGCTGCCGTGGTTCTGGTCGAACCAGTATGATCTCAAGCTCCAGACCGCGGGGCTGAGCCTCGGCTTCGACCAGACCGTGCTGCGCGGCGATCCGGCGACGCGCAAGTTTACCGTGGTCTACCTGAAAGGCGGCGTGCCGATTGCCTTCGACTGCGTCGGGACGATGAAGGACTACGTGCAGGCGCGAAAGCTGCTCGAAAGCGGAGTCGGCAAGATCGATTCCGCGCTGTTGGCCGATCCCGAGGTGGCGCTCAAGGATCTGATCTAAGCCGACCCAGCGCCCATGCCGCCGCTTCGGCCACCACCGGATCCGGATCGCCGGTCAGCGCCTCCACCTGCGGAACCAGCCCCGCATTGCCGCTATTGCCCGCCGCATAGAGGCAGTTTCTGACAAACCGATCCCGCCCGATGCGCTTGATCGGGGAACCGCTGAACAGCGCCCGAAACCCCGCATCGTCCAGTGCGAGCAGCTCCGCCAGACGCGGCGCGACCAGTTCGGCGCGGGGGAGGAATTCCTTGATCGCCTGCGCTTCAGAGGCGAACTTGTTCCACGGACACACGGCAAGACAATCGTCGCAGCCATAGATGCGGTTGCCCAGCGCCTCCCGGAATTCCTCAGGCACTGGCCCCTTGTGCTCGATGGTGAGGTAAGAAATGCAGCGCCGCGCATCAAGCCGGTAGGGCGCGGGGAAGGCGTCGGTCGGGCAGGCGTCCAGACAGGCGCGGCAACTCCCGCACTGGTCGCGGTGCGGCTCGGCCGGTGCCAGTTCCAGCGTCGTGTAGATCGCCCCGAGAAACAGCCAGCTGCCATGGGTGGGGCTGACGAGATTGGTGTGCTTGCCCTGCCAGCCGATCCCGGCGGCCTCGCCCAGCGGCTTTTCCATCACCGGCGCGGTGTCGACGAACACCTTCACCTCAGCCCCCGGCACCGTCTCCACCAGCCAGCGAGCGAGCGCCTTCAGACGCTTCTTCACGACATCGTGATAGTCTTTCCCCTGCGCGTAAACCGAGATGCGAGCGTGAGTGTCGGAGCCCTCCAGCGCCAAGGGATCATGCGCCGGAGCGTAGCTCATGCCCAATGCGATGACGCTGCGCGCCTCAGGCCACAGGCCTTGGGGCGAACGGCGGTGGTCGAGACGCGTCGCCATCCACTCCATGGTGGCGTGATGTCCCTCGCCCAGCCATTCTTCCAATCGGGCGGAGCGCAGCGGATCCTCGCCTGCGCGGGCAAACCCGCAGGCGGCAAAGCCCAGCGCCTGCGCCTGTTCGGCGATCCGCTCGGCAAGCGTTGCGGGTGCGTTAACCATGTCTGGAGAGGCTCCCGTTTAATCCTGATGGCTAACCGCCTATGCCATGGATATGGCGGTAAGCGATCACACAATGTCGGGCAATCGTGCGCCCAATCCCTTCAGCAAGGACGGCTCCATCGCCGTTCCCGCCGATGCGCGCCCTCTTGCCATCGAGGCACGCGGGCTGGTCAAGAGCTTTGACGGCACGCGCGCCGTCGACGGCGTGGACATTTCGGTGCCCGAAGGCGCGATCTACGGGATCCTCGGCCCCAATGGCGCGGGCAAGACCACGACCTTGCGGATGCTGCTCGGCATCATCGACCCGGACGAGGGCGTGCGCCGCGTGTTCGGGCATGACCGCCCGCACGATATCGGCCGGTTGATCGGCTATCTGCCCGAAGAGCGCGGGCTCTACCCGGCGATGAAGTGCATCGAGGCGATCGCCTTCATGGGGGCCTTGCGCGGATTGCCGCTGAAAGAGGGGCGCAAGCGCGCGGTCGAACTGCTCGAACGCCACGGGCTCGGCCATGCCGCCGACCGCCAGATCCGCCAGCTGTCCAAGGGCATGGCCCAGACCGTCCAGCTGCTCGGCACGCTGGTGCATCGCCCGCGGTTGGTGGTGCTGGACGAGCCGTTCTCGGGTCTCGACGCGATCAATCAAGGCAAGCTGGAACTGATGATCCGGGCGCTGGCCGACGACGGGGTGACGGTGATCTTCTCGACCCACGTCATTCACCATGCCGAACGCCTGTGCGAAGGCGTGGCGATCATCGCCGGGGGCAAGGTTCCTTACGCCGGGTCGGTCGAGGCGGCGCGTGACCGCATTCCCGCACAGGTCCGGCTGGAGACACGGGCGCGGGAAGGGGCGTGGCTGTCCTTCCTCCCGCCCGAGACTCGCCGCAATGGCGACTTTTTCCACTTTCCCCTGCCCGAAAGCGGGATCGAACCTCTCTTGAAGGGCCTGATCGAAGGCGAGGCGGGGATCCTGTCTCTCTCGATCGAGCGCGCCGGCCTCCACGATGCCTTCGTCGCCATCGCGGGCGAGGCTGCCGCGCGCGCACTTGAGGCCGATAACGAGGAGAGCCGCGCATGAGCGAACACCTGCGTTCGCGCCTTTCGGCATTCGAGGCCGCCTGGGTAATTGCCCGGCGCGATTTCGTCGCGGTGCTGTTCAGCCGCGCCTTTCTGTTCTTTCTGCTCGGCCCGCTGTTTCCGGTGATCGTCGGCGGCCTCGCCGGCAGCATTGGCGGCGAGGTGCAGCGCGACGCGGTGAGCATTGAAGTCGGCCTTGCGCTGTCGCCGCAGGACAACGCCGCGATGATCGCCGCGGGCGAACGGCTCGCACCGCAACTGGGCTATGCCTTGCCCAGATTGCGGGCCGTGCCCGAAGCGGAGGGCAATCCCGCATTCGACCCGCGCGCCTTCATGGAAGCACGGCGCGGAAATTACGCCGCGATCATGGCTGGGACGCTGACCGCTCCGGTGCTGGTCGGCACCGAAGGGCAGGTGGCCCGCTGGCAAGGTCCGATCGGGCTGATCGCTGGCAGCGCGACCAGCGCAGCGCCCGCTACCTTCCCGCCGGTCACCACCGAAGTGGTTGCCACCAGCGCCGCTTCCGAACGCTCGACCCGGATCCAGACTGCGCAGATCGCACAGATGCTGCTGTTCCTCTTGACGATGCTGCTGGCCGGCATGGTGCTGTCCAACCTCGTTGAGGAAAAGGGCAACAAGATCATCGAAATTCTCGCCGCCGCCATCCCGATGGACGCGGTGTTCATGGGCAAGCTGTTCGCGATGCTGGCGGTGTCCTTCGTCGGTATTGCAGTATGGGGGCTGGCTGCCTTCGGCCTGTGGACGGCGGGCGGTGATGCGATCACGCAGGTGACCGGCTTCGATCTTGCCAACCTGCCCGCTCCTGCCGTCGGCTGGCCGCTGTTCGTGGCGCTGGGGGTGATCTATTTCGCCATGGCCTACCTGCTGCTCGGCGCGCTGTTCCTGACGATTGGTTCGATGGCGACTTCGGTGCGCGAAGTGCAGACCCTGTCGATGCCGGTCACCATGCTGCAGCTGATGGTGTTCTTTCTGGCCGCCTACACGATCAAGCAGCCCGGATCGACGCTGGAACTGGCCGCGGTCGCCTTTCCGCTGTCATCGCCTTTCGCGATGCTGGCACGCGCTGCGATGGAGCCGGAGCTGTGGACCCATGCGGTGGCGCTGGCCTGGCAGGCAGTGGCGGTGCTCGCGCTGGTCAAGGGCGGGTCGCTGCTGTTCCGCAAGCGGGTCATGAAGTCGGGCGGCGCGGGGCGTGACAAGACCCGCAAGGGCGCACGCCTCACGGCCTGATCGGTTCCGATTCGCAACCAATATTGACATTGCTGTAAGTTACGTCAGACTTGCGACTCGTACAAAGCAGCCCGCGAGAGAGGCTGCCTGACGGGAGAGAACCATGGCCACCATCGCCCCGCCGACCCCGGTGCAACGCCCGCAAGTGCGCCGCGAGCCGACATCCTACGAAGCGCTCAAGGCGCATTTCGAAACCCACCCGGAAGAACGCCCGCGTCACACTCACCCGTGGGACGTCAGCCGTTCGGACATCTATTTCGAGGACAAGTGGCAGCCGGTCTTCGCCGAGATGCGCAAGGCAGGCCAGCTCCACTGGATCCCGGAAAGCCCCTTCGGCCCGTACTGGGCGGTGGTCGGCCACAAGGCGATCCAGCATATCGAGGCTTTGCCAGAAACCTTCTCGTCGAGCTGGGAACATGGCGGGATCACGATCTTGAACCGCCTCACCGAAGAGGAGGCTGCTGCGGCCGGGATCGACGCGCCGCGCGAACTGCCGATGTTCATCGCGATGGATCGCCCGCAGCACACCGGCCAGCGCCGCACCGTCGCGCCCAAGTTCACGCCCACCGCGATTGCCGACATGGAGGCGGAAATCCGCCAGCGCACCGGTGAGCTGCTCGATTCGCTCCCGCGCGGGGAAGTGTTCGACTGGGTCGATACCGTCTCGATCGAGCTGACCACGGGCATGCTCGCGATCCTGTTCGGCTTCCCCTGGGAAGACCGCCGCTTGCTGACCTTCTGGTCGGACTGGTCGGGCGATACCGAGCTTGCCACGGTGCGCGAGCTCGATGAGCTGCGCTGGAGCATCCTCCAGGAAATGGCGGCCTATTTCCAGTCGCTCTGGGTCGAGCGCACCATGGACAAGGAACCGGGCAACGACCTCATCTCGATGATGATTCACTCGCCCGCGATGAACCAGATGCGGCCCGAGGAATTCATGGGTAATCTGGTGCTGCTGATCGTCGGCGGAAACGACACCACCCGCAACACCATGAGCGGGATCATCCACGCGCTCGACAAGTTCCCCGACCAGCGCAAGCTCTACGAGGAAAACCCCGAACTGATCCCCAATGCGGTGCAGGAAATCCTGCGCATGCAGGTGCCGCTCGCGCATATGCGCCGCACCTGTACCGAGGATACCGAAGTGTTCGGGCAGACCATCAAGAAGGGCGACAAGGTGGTGCTGTGGTACATCAGCGCCAACCGTGACGAGGAAGTGTTCGACAACCCCGACAAGCTCGACATCACCCGCGAGAACGCCCGGCGGCACCTGGCCTTCGGCTATGGCATCCACCGCTGCGTCGGCGCGCGGCTGGCGGAACTGCAATTGCGCGTGCTGCTGGAAGAGATGCACAAGCGCCGGATGCGGGTGCATGTCGCGGGCGATGTCGAGCGGGTGCGGGCCAATTTCGTCCACGGCTTCCGCAAGCTTGAAGTCGAGGTGACGACCTTCTGAGCCTACAAGGGGTGAAACCCGGGCGGGGTCTCGCGCGTATTGTCATGGCATGACGACGGAGAAACGCCCGATGCCCCTGCCCCAGCTTGACCGCCGCCGCCTGATAGCGGCCTGTGCGGCGCTGCCCTTCGTTGCGGCCTGCGGTGAAACACCCGCCGAGGCCAAGTCATGGCCCAAGGGCAAGACCGAGGCCGAATGGCGCCGGATCCTCACCAAAGAGCAGTATTACATCCTGCGCGAAGCAGGAACGGAACGCGCCTTTACCCATCCGCTCAACACGGAAAAGCGCAAAGGCACCTTTGTGTGCGCGGGCTGCGGCAATGCGCTCTATGCCTCGGCGCACAAGTATGACAGCGGCACCGGCTGGCCGAGCTTCTGGCAGGCGATCGACAAGGGGGCGGTCGGCACCAGCACCGATTACAAGATCGGCTATCCGCGCACCGAGGTGCATTGCGCCGATTGCGGCGGGCATCTGGGGCATATTTTCGGAGACGGCCCCAAGCCCACCGGCAAGCGGCACTGCATCAACGGCCTGGCGCTGAAATTCGTGCCTGCCTAAGCCCCTTCGCTCAGCAGTGCAGGGGCCTGGAGCAGCGCGGCAAGGCGCGCGAATTCCCCCAGTGTGAAGGTGTCGTCGAACACGACGCCATATTGATCGTCGCGCCGCCAGCGCACCTTGGCGCGCACTTCGCGTGGCTTGCCGTTCAAGCCGGGAAGCGCGATGCGCACGGTCTGGTCAATCGCCAGCAGCGTATCGCAGGTAATCCGCGCGCCCTGCTGCGACAGGTTCTCCACCACTGCCTCGAAACCGCCGGCCAGCGTCGCGACCTGCACCGGAAAGCACAGTGCCAGCCGCAGTCCGCGCTTGGGGTAATCGCCGGATTCATTGACGAGTTTCGCAACCTCGACCGGCTGATCGAAGGTGAAACCCGCCTCGTTGTTGCGGTCCCACACGCGGGCGATCTCGTAGACTGCGCCCGCGGGCATGTGCAGCGCGAAATTCTTGCAGCCGGGCAGGGCGTGGAACAGCCGCACGCTGACCCCGGTTTCCGATACGTCGCGGATGACGCAGACGAATTCTCCCTGCGCCGAAACCAGCTTGGCCGCGCGGATCAGCAGGGTAAAGCGCGGCGCCGCGCGCAGTTCCTCGCCCGCGCCTTGTGCAAGCGGCTCAAGCTTTGCCGTGCTGGTCGCCTTGTCCATGCCGTGTTGTCCCAACCCGTCAGCCCCTGATCCTGGCACTGGCGGGACGCGCCACTTGAACGCTGTTATCCCATGATCGAACCCGTGGCCTAACCGGCAATGGGTTAAGGCAGAGATAACGGGGGCTTGGCGCTTTTTCGGATGAGATCAGTGGTGCGGGCGGCGGGACTCGAACCCGCACGATCAAGGATCAGGGGATTTTAAGTCCCCGGCGTCTACCATTCCGCCACGCCCGCATCCGGCGTTCGCCTTGGCACAGAACAGCGCCCGATGGCCAGAGCCAGGGTGCGCGAACGGGCGGGTTGCTGCCCGTCACGGTTGCAAGGTCAGATTGTATACGAGATGCGGCAAAGCGCATTCGCCCGCACGCCCGGTGCGGCAGGCGAGAGTGGCGGTGCGGCGGAGCAGCAGCAAGGCGCCCCGCCGCCCCAGCCCTTACTTGTTCAGACGTTCACGGATTTCCTTGCCGGCCTTGAAATAGGGGACGCGCTTTTCCGGCACGTCCACCGTTTCGCCGGTGCGCGGGTTGCGGCCGCTGCGGGCCTCGCGCTCACGGGTTGAAAACGCCCCGAAACCACGCAGTTCGACCCGGCCCCCCTCGGCCAGACGCTGTGCGATTTCATCGAAAAAAATGTCCACGACCTGCTCGACTTCATCAGCGCGCAGTTCGGGATTGTCCTTCTGCAGTTCCTGCAGCAATTCGGATCTGATCATGGCGATCTCCCGGCGCCCATGGCTGATCACGCCCCATGATACGCCGCCAATGCGGGTTGCCCCGTCGTTTCCTGTCTTCGCCTCCGACCCGTGAGGCGCCCCCATTAATCGCAGTAGAGGATTGTATGCAATCCCGAACGTGCGACAGCATGCACACTGTCATAACGCGAGAAATTGCGCAACCTTCACAAATGTCAGTTAAGCCACCTATCAGCGCGCGAGCGTCAGCTCCGCCGGATCAAGGCCGAGCCGCCGCATCCGCGCGCGGATTTCGGGCCATTCCTGCCGCAGAAAGGCTTCCCGCTCGGCAGCGCGCAGGCGCTCGGCGGCGCCGCGTACGACATACATGCCCACGCCGCGCTGCACTTCGACCAGACCATCGTTCTGGAACTGCTGATAGGCCTTCGCCACGGTGAGCGGGTTCGCCCCCTGCTCCGCCGCCAGCGCCCGCACCGAAGGCAGCATCGCCCCTTCCGGATAGACCCCGTCAATGATCGCGGCGGCGATCTGGTCGCGCAGCTTGAGATAGACGGGGCGGTTGGAGTTGGTGCTCATCAGGTGCATCAGTGCCATAATACAGCCATGCGGTCAATTTGTTTGCGTGCCCGCCTACGCGGGCACATCCTCGGCGAGTCTCCGTCGCTGCGCGCCGGATCGCCTGCGGGCGCGCGGTCGCGCTTGCGGCCCGTCCGTTGGCGGGCCGGTGTTATGCGCCAACACTCTAGCGTAAACGGCATTCCGTTACGCGCCTACGCAACAAAAGCTTCACACGGGCGCAAGAGGCGCTAGGGTGCGCTCCCATTGCGGTGGTGTGGTGAGGCACCTCCCCCAAACCATTCGATGGGGATCGAATTCATGATGGATATTTCGCTGTGGGGTTACGGTGAGTGGGCCGCGACCGTGGCCACTCTCGTGCTCGGCGCCTTTCTGATCGGGGGCGCATGGGCCGTCACCCGTCCGGGCGAGGAGGTTCTGGGACACCCCAAGGGCCTCTACATGCTGTTCTTCGCCGAGATGTGGGAGCGTTTTTCCTACTACGGGATGCGCGCGCTGCTGACGCTCTATCTCGTCAAGCACTGGCTCTATTCCGACGGCAGCGCCAACCTGATCTACGGTGCCTATACCTCGCTGGTCTACGTGACCCCGGTGCTGGGCGGATGGCTCGCTGACCGCTATCTCGGGCAGCGCAAGGCGGTGGTGTTCGGCGCTGTGCTGCTGACGCTGGGCCATTTCTTCATGGCTTTCGAGGGCGACGGATCGGGTTACGGCAACGACCCCACGCTCAACGTCTTCTGGCTGGCACTGGCGCTGATCATCGTCGGCTCGGGCTTCCTGAAGGCGAACATCTCCGTGCTGGTCGGGCAGCTCTACAGCCGCACCGACATCCGCCGCGACAGTGCCTACACGATCTTCTACATGGGGATTAACCTTGGCGCGACCTGCGGCGTGTTGATCGCCGCCTTCCTGGGCGAAACGGTCAGCTGGGCGCTGGGCTTCGGTCTTGCCGGTGTCGGCATGTTGCTGGGTCTGGTCGTGTTCGTGGCGGGCAAGTCGCTGCTGCGCGGCAACGGGGAATCGCCGGTGCCTGCCAAGCTCAAGGAAAAGGTTGCCGGGATCAATCTCGAATGGCTGCTCTATGCGGTTGGTTTTGCCGGCGTTGCGGTGATCTGGGTGCTGATCCAGTTTCAGGAAACGGTCGGCTGGATTCTGCTCGCATCGGGCGCTGCCCTGCTGGTCTATGTGCTGATCGAAGCCTTCAAACTCGACAATGACGCGCGTGACCGGGTATTCGCGATGATCTTTCTGATCCTGCTGATGCCGCTGTTCTGGGGTCTGTTCGAACAGGCGGGCGGGTCATTGAACCTGTTTACCGATCGCCATGTCGATCGCGGCAGCGTGCCGACGACCTTCTTCCAGTCCATCAACTCGATCTACATCATCCTGCTCGGCCCGGTCTTCGTCGGGCTATGGCAGTTCCTCGCCCGGCGCGGGATCGAGCCTTCGACCCCGGCCAAGATGGGCCTCGGGATCGTGCAGATGGGCCTCGCTTTCGTTGTGATGGTGTGGGGGGCTGAAACCTTCAACGTCACCAATGCGGCGGGCGAAAACCTGATGCCGGTGCTGTTCCTGTTCATCTTCTACCTGCTGGCCACCACCGGCGAGCTGTGCCTGTCGCCGGTCGGCCTGTCGGCGATCAACCGCCTGTCGGCGCGCCACATGGCAAGCCTCATGATGGCGGCGTTCTTCTTCGGCACCGCGGGCGGCAATTTCGTCGCCGGCTTCATGGGCTCGCTGATGGGCGAGGGCGAAGGCGGCAACATGACCCGCGAGGGCGCGCTGGAGGCCTATTGGACCATGGGTCTGGTGGCGACCGGCATCGGCATCGTGATCGTGCTGGTCAGTCCGCTGATCAAGAAGCTGATGCACCTCGACACCCTGCGCGACGACAATCTCGCGGGCGATGCCGAACTGGGCGAGGCACAGGCGGCGGGCATTCATCCCGCTGCTCGTCCGGCCGAGTGATCAGCCTGACACGCTAATCGACAAGCGACATGGACACTCTCCCG includes the following:
- a CDS encoding integration host factor subunit beta gives rise to the protein MIRSELLQELQKDNPELRADEVEQVVDIFFDEIAQRLAEGGRVELRGFGAFSTREREARSGRNPRTGETVDVPEKRVPYFKAGKEIRERLNK
- a CDS encoding NAD(P)/FAD-dependent oxidoreductase, whose protein sequence is MTSTAHHADVVIVGTGHGGAQAAIALRQQGHEASILMIGRDNAPPYERPPLSKEYLAGDKGFERIMIRPEKFWAEKDVALHLGAAVTAIDPQAHRLTLSDGGTVTYRKLIWSGGGDPRRLPVPGAVLPGVFYVRDKSDADAMMKALADGAKRAVVIGGGYIGLEAAAVLRKLGCEVVLVEMLPRLLARVAGEELSTFYAEEHRRQGVDVRLETGVDAVLGEEAGRVTGVKLDTGEEVPCDMVVVGIGIVPAVAPLIAAGAAGSNGVDVDFCCRTTLDDVYAIGDCAAHANPFADNAVIRLESVQNAHDMANTVAKAIMGEKEPYHALPWFWSNQYDLKLQTAGLSLGFDQTVLRGDPATRKFTVVYLKGGVPIAFDCVGTMKDYVQARKLLESGVGKIDSALLADPEVALKDLI
- a CDS encoding cytochrome P450 is translated as MATIAPPTPVQRPQVRREPTSYEALKAHFETHPEERPRHTHPWDVSRSDIYFEDKWQPVFAEMRKAGQLHWIPESPFGPYWAVVGHKAIQHIEALPETFSSSWEHGGITILNRLTEEEAAAAGIDAPRELPMFIAMDRPQHTGQRRTVAPKFTPTAIADMEAEIRQRTGELLDSLPRGEVFDWVDTVSIELTTGMLAILFGFPWEDRRLLTFWSDWSGDTELATVRELDELRWSILQEMAAYFQSLWVERTMDKEPGNDLISMMIHSPAMNQMRPEEFMGNLVLLIVGGNDTTRNTMSGIIHALDKFPDQRKLYEENPELIPNAVQEILRMQVPLAHMRRTCTEDTEVFGQTIKKGDKVVLWYISANRDEEVFDNPDKLDITRENARRHLAFGYGIHRCVGARLAELQLRVLLEEMHKRRMRVHVAGDVERVRANFVHGFRKLEVEVTTF
- a CDS encoding ABC transporter permease translates to MSEHLRSRLSAFEAAWVIARRDFVAVLFSRAFLFFLLGPLFPVIVGGLAGSIGGEVQRDAVSIEVGLALSPQDNAAMIAAGERLAPQLGYALPRLRAVPEAEGNPAFDPRAFMEARRGNYAAIMAGTLTAPVLVGTEGQVARWQGPIGLIAGSATSAAPATFPPVTTEVVATSAASERSTRIQTAQIAQMLLFLLTMLLAGMVLSNLVEEKGNKIIEILAAAIPMDAVFMGKLFAMLAVSFVGIAVWGLAAFGLWTAGGDAITQVTGFDLANLPAPAVGWPLFVALGVIYFAMAYLLLGALFLTIGSMATSVREVQTLSMPVTMLQLMVFFLAAYTIKQPGSTLELAAVAFPLSSPFAMLARAAMEPELWTHAVALAWQAVAVLALVKGGSLLFRKRVMKSGGAGRDKTRKGARLTA
- a CDS encoding peptide MFS transporter; this translates as MMDISLWGYGEWAATVATLVLGAFLIGGAWAVTRPGEEVLGHPKGLYMLFFAEMWERFSYYGMRALLTLYLVKHWLYSDGSANLIYGAYTSLVYVTPVLGGWLADRYLGQRKAVVFGAVLLTLGHFFMAFEGDGSGYGNDPTLNVFWLALALIIVGSGFLKANISVLVGQLYSRTDIRRDSAYTIFYMGINLGATCGVLIAAFLGETVSWALGFGLAGVGMLLGLVVFVAGKSLLRGNGESPVPAKLKEKVAGINLEWLLYAVGFAGVAVIWVLIQFQETVGWILLASGAALLVYVLIEAFKLDNDARDRVFAMIFLILLMPLFWGLFEQAGGSLNLFTDRHVDRGSVPTTFFQSINSIYIILLGPVFVGLWQFLARRGIEPSTPAKMGLGIVQMGLAFVVMVWGAETFNVTNAAGENLMPVLFLFIFYLLATTGELCLSPVGLSAINRLSARHMASLMMAAFFFGTAGGNFVAGFMGSLMGEGEGGNMTREGALEAYWTMGLVATGIGIVIVLVSPLIKKLMHLDTLRDDNLAGDAELGEAQAAGIHPAARPAE
- the msrB gene encoding peptide-methionine (R)-S-oxide reductase MsrB, which produces MPLPQLDRRRLIAACAALPFVAACGETPAEAKSWPKGKTEAEWRRILTKEQYYILREAGTERAFTHPLNTEKRKGTFVCAGCGNALYASAHKYDSGTGWPSFWQAIDKGAVGTSTDYKIGYPRTEVHCADCGGHLGHIFGDGPKPTGKRHCINGLALKFVPA
- the queG gene encoding tRNA epoxyqueuosine(34) reductase QueG; this encodes MVNAPATLAERIAEQAQALGFAACGFARAGEDPLRSARLEEWLGEGHHATMEWMATRLDHRRSPQGLWPEARSVIALGMSYAPAHDPLALEGSDTHARISVYAQGKDYHDVVKKRLKALARWLVETVPGAEVKVFVDTAPVMEKPLGEAAGIGWQGKHTNLVSPTHGSWLFLGAIYTTLELAPAEPHRDQCGSCRACLDACPTDAFPAPYRLDARRCISYLTIEHKGPVPEEFREALGNRIYGCDDCLAVCPWNKFASEAQAIKEFLPRAELVAPRLAELLALDDAGFRALFSGSPIKRIGRDRFVRNCLYAAGNSGNAGLVPQVEALTGDPDPVVAEAAAWALGRLRSDP
- a CDS encoding ABC transporter ATP-binding protein yields the protein MDMAVSDHTMSGNRAPNPFSKDGSIAVPADARPLAIEARGLVKSFDGTRAVDGVDISVPEGAIYGILGPNGAGKTTTLRMLLGIIDPDEGVRRVFGHDRPHDIGRLIGYLPEERGLYPAMKCIEAIAFMGALRGLPLKEGRKRAVELLERHGLGHAADRQIRQLSKGMAQTVQLLGTLVHRPRLVVLDEPFSGLDAINQGKLELMIRALADDGVTVIFSTHVIHHAERLCEGVAIIAGGKVPYAGSVEAARDRIPAQVRLETRAREGAWLSFLPPETRRNGDFFHFPLPESGIEPLLKGLIEGEAGILSLSIERAGLHDAFVAIAGEAAARALEADNEESRA
- a CDS encoding PilZ domain-containing protein, which translates into the protein MDKATSTAKLEPLAQGAGEELRAAPRFTLLIRAAKLVSAQGEFVCVIRDVSETGVSVRLFHALPGCKNFALHMPAGAVYEIARVWDRNNEAGFTFDQPVEVAKLVNESGDYPKRGLRLALCFPVQVATLAGGFEAVVENLSQQGARITCDTLLAIDQTVRIALPGLNGKPREVRAKVRWRRDDQYGVVFDDTFTLGEFARLAALLQAPALLSEGA
- a CDS encoding GntR family transcriptional regulator; protein product: MSTNSNRPVYLKLRDQIAAAIIDGVYPEGAMLPSVRALAAEQGANPLTVAKAYQQFQNDGLVEVQRGVGMYVVRGAAERLRAAEREAFLRQEWPEIRARMRRLGLDPAELTLAR